From Mycoplasmopsis gallinacea, the proteins below share one genomic window:
- the rplV gene encoding 50S ribosomal protein L22 — MAQQAKAHVKFQRVSVSKAALVANLFRGLDVVKALGILKNTNKKSAPIFVKLLNSAIANATNNHGMDASKLFVKEVYVNEGPTLKRFQPRSQGRAYSILKRTSNLSITLEERN; from the coding sequence ATGGCACAACAAGCAAAAGCACACGTTAAATTCCAAAGAGTTAGCGTTTCAAAAGCAGCTTTAGTTGCTAACTTATTTAGAGGACTTGATGTTGTTAAAGCATTAGGAATCCTTAAAAACACAAACAAAAAATCTGCTCCAATTTTCGTTAAATTATTAAACTCAGCAATTGCAAATGCTACAAACAATCATGGTATGGATGCTTCAAAATTATTTGTTAAAGAAGTTTATGTTAATGAAGGTCCAACTCTTAAAAGATTCCAACCTAGAAGTCAAGGTAGAGCTTACTCAATTTTAAAACGTACATCAAATTTATCAATAACATTAGAGGAGAGAAATTAA
- the rplW gene encoding 50S ribosomal protein L23, which produces MELTKVISAPLLTEKTNSQMSNGVYTFIADYHANKHQIKQAVETIFQVKVVSVNTIKVEKQPKNIGRFHGFTNRYKKAIVKVAEGQVINLFPGEEQQVEEVKAKASSKETKAKVAEKESKLAAKFNKKATATKTNKTSSVKKSTSSRKVGGE; this is translated from the coding sequence ATGGAACTTACAAAAGTTATTAGTGCACCTCTTTTAACAGAAAAAACAAACTCACAAATGAGTAATGGTGTTTATACTTTTATTGCTGATTACCATGCAAACAAACACCAAATTAAACAAGCAGTAGAAACAATTTTCCAAGTGAAAGTAGTTAGTGTAAATACAATCAAAGTTGAAAAACAACCAAAAAACATTGGTCGTTTCCACGGATTTACAAACAGATACAAAAAAGCAATCGTTAAAGTAGCTGAAGGACAAGTAATTAACTTATTCCCAGGTGAAGAACAACAAGTAGAAGAAGTTAAAGCAAAAGCTTCATCAAAAGAAACAAAAGCAAAAGTTGCTGAAAAAGAAAGCAAATTAGCTGCTAAATTTAATAAAAAAGCAACAGCAACTAAAACAAACAAAACATCATCAGTTAAAAAATCAACTTCATCAAGAAAAGTTGGTGGAGAATAA
- a CDS encoding IS30 family transposase — MKKLIDLSKLNIICVKNNAENSRHFIIKETDDEIKRLHSNVSSKRLLRDKQISILLMWEIILKVLVLNSISKAAKYFGYQSRTIKQKMAIMIEKNDYHKSLKNKFICKNCGDKIFITKFLSFRKLANHLLSYKTKRLMIVSESQKNKWSYFKKYWNDVTKELRKKASKNSKNIKCKMSVKFMVNSFKQTNPDTFCPTFSTIYKALKQQRIKLPLDPLLYLSRGGYTKTTLKQGKKSLIHARDLKYRPEEADLRLEKGHFEADTVIGKREDKFVLFTLLDRKTRELYIALTKRDAKSINKALKMLIRKYNLEIKTLTVDNGSENTLLHKVVGKKKLFKCKPYASYQKGSIENAHRYIRRFIPKGKSFNSLTQEYVFWLKEQIDEYKRILAIEN, encoded by the coding sequence ATGAAAAAATTGATAGATTTATCTAAACTAAATATTATTTGTGTAAAAAATAATGCTGAAAACTCACGTCACTTTATCATAAAAGAAACAGATGATGAGATAAAACGTCTTCACTCAAATGTTTCTTCTAAAAGATTGCTTAGAGATAAACAAATATCTATACTATTAATGTGAGAAATTATTTTAAAAGTTCTAGTGTTGAATTCAATATCAAAAGCAGCGAAATATTTTGGTTATCAATCTAGAACAATTAAACAAAAAATGGCAATAATGATTGAAAAAAATGACTATCATAAAAGCTTAAAAAATAAATTTATTTGCAAAAATTGTGGAGACAAAATTTTTATAACTAAATTTCTCTCCTTTAGAAAATTAGCAAATCATTTACTCAGTTATAAAACTAAAAGGTTAATGATAGTGTCAGAATCACAAAAAAATAAGTGAAGTTACTTCAAGAAATATTGAAACGATGTAACTAAAGAATTAAGAAAAAAAGCAAGCAAAAACTCTAAAAACATTAAATGTAAAATGTCTGTGAAATTTATGGTCAACTCGTTCAAACAAACAAATCCAGATACTTTTTGTCCTACATTTAGCACAATTTACAAAGCTCTAAAGCAACAAAGAATAAAGCTTCCTCTTGACCCGCTTTTATATTTATCAAGAGGTGGCTATACAAAAACTACATTAAAGCAAGGTAAAAAATCCTTGATACACGCTAGAGACCTAAAATATAGACCTGAAGAAGCGGATTTAAGGCTAGAAAAAGGGCATTTTGAAGCTGATACAGTAATAGGTAAAAGAGAAGATAAGTTTGTTCTTTTTACACTTTTAGACCGTAAAACTAGAGAGTTATATATCGCTTTAACCAAAAGAGATGCAAAATCAATTAACAAAGCATTAAAAATGTTAATAAGAAAATACAATCTTGAAATAAAGACTTTGACAGTAGATAATGGTAGCGAAAACACACTTCTTCATAAAGTGGTAGGTAAGAAAAAATTATTTAAATGTAAACCTTATGCTTCATATCAAAAAGGTTCAATTGAAAATGCTCATAGATACATTAGAAGATTTATTCCGAAGGGTAAAAGTTTCAATTCACTCACACAAGAATATGTGTTTTGACTCAAAGAACAAATCGATGAATACAAAAGAATATTAGCGATAGAAAATTAA
- the rpsC gene encoding 30S ribosomal protein S3 encodes MGQKVNPNGFRYGVTKAHNSTWFVGKEQFGNYLVEDAKIYKFFDKLVRQYQIGKVQVKRTQDNKVTVYIHTVKPAAVLGQEGKNIQELTLKLKKFLKNRNLNVNLQVVELANPDLNAKLLAEMIATKLENRESFRSAQKIAIRSALRAGAKGIKTAVSGRLNGVDMARTEGYSEGEMKLHTLRQNVDYATATARTTYGAIGIKVWVSLGEILEGERKHASTKKN; translated from the coding sequence ATGGGACAAAAGGTTAATCCAAATGGTTTTCGTTACGGAGTAACTAAAGCACATAACTCAACTTGATTTGTTGGTAAAGAGCAATTCGGAAACTACTTAGTTGAAGATGCTAAAATTTACAAATTCTTTGATAAATTAGTACGTCAATACCAAATCGGAAAAGTACAAGTAAAAAGAACACAAGATAACAAAGTAACAGTGTATATTCACACAGTTAAACCTGCTGCCGTTTTAGGTCAAGAAGGTAAAAACATTCAAGAATTAACTTTAAAATTAAAGAAATTCTTAAAAAACAGAAACTTAAATGTTAATTTACAAGTTGTAGAACTTGCAAACCCAGATCTTAATGCAAAATTACTTGCAGAAATGATCGCAACTAAATTAGAAAACCGTGAAAGCTTCCGTTCAGCTCAAAAAATCGCTATCCGTAGCGCACTTAGAGCTGGAGCAAAAGGAATCAAAACAGCCGTTAGTGGTCGTTTAAACGGTGTTGATATGGCTCGTACAGAAGGATATTCTGAAGGAGAAATGAAACTTCACACACTTAGACAAAATGTTGACTATGCAACAGCAACAGCTAGAACAACATATGGTGCAATTGGAATTAAAGTTTGAGTATCATTAGGAGAAATTTTGGAAGGAGAAAGAAAACATGCTTCAACCAAAAAGAACTAA
- the rpsQ gene encoding 30S ribosomal protein S17: MERNTRKTLVGTVVSANKTPKTIIVAVDTYKKHPLYSKRYKSTKRFAVHDENHVAKLNDIVVIMETRPLSRTKRFRLVEVKQSAQGDN, translated from the coding sequence ATGGAAAGAAATACAAGAAAAACCTTAGTTGGTACAGTTGTTTCAGCAAACAAAACACCTAAAACAATTATTGTTGCAGTAGATACATACAAAAAACACCCACTTTACTCAAAACGTTATAAATCAACAAAACGTTTCGCAGTTCATGATGAAAACCATGTAGCAAAATTAAATGATATTGTTGTTATTATGGAAACAAGACCTTTATCAAGAACAAAACGTTTTAGATTAGTAGAAGTAAAACAATCAGCACAAGGAGATAATTAA
- the rplP gene encoding 50S ribosomal protein L16, protein MLQPKRTKYRKPFLVNPNKRKAHKGNTVSYGEFGLQAATPSLITSRQIESARIAATRSLGREGQVIIRIFPHFAKTSKPIGVRMGSGKGAPELWYASVKENTVMFEIGGVSEERAREALRLAGHKLPVKWKIITKNQEGDK, encoded by the coding sequence ATGCTTCAACCAAAAAGAACTAAATATCGTAAACCATTTTTAGTAAACCCAAACAAACGTAAAGCTCATAAAGGAAACACAGTATCATACGGTGAATTCGGACTTCAAGCCGCAACACCTTCACTTATTACATCAAGACAAATCGAATCAGCTCGTATTGCTGCTACACGTAGTCTTGGACGTGAAGGACAAGTTATTATCCGTATCTTCCCACACTTTGCTAAAACATCAAAACCTATTGGTGTTCGTATGGGATCAGGTAAAGGTGCTCCAGAATTATGATATGCATCTGTAAAAGAAAATACAGTTATGTTTGAAATTGGTGGTGTTTCAGAAGAAAGAGCTAGAGAAGCTCTTAGACTTGCAGGTCACAAACTTCCAGTTAAATGAAAAATTATTACAAAGAATCAAGAAGGAGATAAATAA
- a CDS encoding thioredoxin family protein → MFEKMLWKDAEKFLASNKNKLIFLEFTTEWCGDCKMMKPVVDSVASEYKDNNNISFINVDAEEAKLFRNPDTKWKVLKVPTILLIKNEEILEKGYEYIPAPVLKSWIEKSLH, encoded by the coding sequence ATGTTTGAAAAAATGTTATGAAAAGATGCAGAAAAGTTTCTTGCATCAAATAAAAATAAATTGATCTTTTTAGAATTCACTACAGAATGATGTGGTGATTGCAAAATGATGAAGCCAGTTGTAGATTCAGTTGCAAGCGAATATAAAGATAACAACAACATTTCATTTATTAATGTAGACGCTGAAGAAGCAAAACTTTTTAGAAACCCAGATACTAAATGAAAAGTTTTAAAAGTCCCTACAATTTTATTGATTAAAAACGAAGAAATCTTAGAAAAAGGGTATGAATATATTCCTGCGCCTGTGTTAAAAAGTTGAATTGAGAAAAGTTTACATTAA
- the rplC gene encoding 50S ribosomal protein L3: MKGILGRKVGMTQIFSETGSRIPVTVIEVQPNVVTKVLTDEVNGYVATQLSVFDKKASRTNKPDAGQFAKAQTTPKRFVKEVRNMSGYELGATVTADLFAAGELVDVTGISKGKGFAGTIKRHNQHIGPKSHGGGGGSQPVRQTGSLGDISGNRVYKGMTMPGHLGHVKTTVQNLEIVKVDVENNYILVKGSIPGPKKSFVMVKEAVKGLPNREAVKLVDVQEVILMNELVEKAKKYNIEVTVGMHSSELKQLIEEAEAKEGDK, from the coding sequence ATGAAAGGAATCTTAGGACGTAAAGTTGGGATGACTCAAATTTTCAGCGAAACTGGTTCAAGAATACCAGTTACTGTTATAGAAGTTCAACCAAATGTTGTTACTAAAGTTTTAACTGACGAAGTTAATGGTTACGTTGCAACTCAATTATCAGTTTTTGATAAAAAAGCTTCACGTACAAACAAACCAGATGCTGGTCAGTTTGCTAAAGCGCAAACAACACCTAAGCGCTTCGTAAAAGAAGTTCGTAATATGTCTGGATACGAACTTGGTGCTACAGTTACAGCTGATTTATTTGCTGCAGGAGAACTTGTTGATGTAACAGGTATCTCAAAAGGTAAAGGATTTGCTGGAACAATCAAAAGACACAATCAACACATTGGACCTAAATCTCACGGTGGAGGTGGAGGTAGTCAACCAGTTAGACAAACAGGATCACTTGGAGATATTTCAGGTAACCGTGTTTACAAAGGTATGACAATGCCTGGACACCTTGGACATGTTAAAACAACAGTTCAAAACTTAGAGATTGTAAAGGTTGATGTAGAAAACAATTACATTCTTGTTAAAGGATCAATTCCAGGTCCTAAAAAATCATTTGTTATGGTTAAAGAAGCTGTTAAAGGGCTTCCAAACCGTGAAGCAGTTAAACTTGTTGATGTACAAGAAGTTATTTTAATGAACGAACTTGTTGAAAAAGCTAAAAAATACAACATTGAAGTTACAGTTGGAATGCACTCAAGTGAACTTAAACAATTAATCGAAGAAGCAGAAGCAAAAGAAGGGGACAAATAA
- the recU gene encoding Holliday junction resolvase RecU produces MKNKGMLLEKIINKTIDFYWKNKIAYIEKKQIPIKFVDITKNGEKKNVSKAYLSGKSTVDYIGCYKGIFVCFEAKTCNEDNFYLANIQKHQLEYLRIIKQSGGESFIVLFFSHNNTFWKVGLEFIEKAIKEGKKHISYNDVKSNCLYLELEFPGLLSFL; encoded by the coding sequence ATGAAAAATAAAGGAATGTTACTTGAGAAAATAATCAACAAAACAATCGATTTTTATTGAAAGAATAAAATCGCTTATATTGAGAAAAAACAAATACCAATAAAATTTGTTGACATAACTAAAAATGGAGAAAAGAAAAATGTTTCAAAAGCCTATTTATCAGGAAAAAGCACCGTTGATTATATAGGGTGCTATAAAGGTATTTTTGTCTGTTTTGAAGCTAAGACCTGCAATGAAGATAATTTCTATTTAGCAAACATTCAAAAGCACCAATTAGAATATTTAAGGATTATTAAACAAAGCGGTGGAGAATCTTTTATAGTTTTGTTTTTCTCACACAATAATACTTTTTGAAAGGTAGGTCTAGAGTTTATTGAGAAGGCAATCAAAGAAGGTAAAAAACATATTAGTTATAATGATGTAAAAAGCAATTGTTTATATTTAGAACTAGAATTTCCAGGTTTATTGTCATTTTTGTAA
- a CDS encoding ribonuclease J: protein MNHVNIFALGGQDENGKNSYVFEYNDEIFVINAGVKIPINSQNGVDTLIPDFGYLESKRKKIKGIFISDVKNETFSALPWLVLKIPNLTIYTSAFNKWMIIDRLNKYKINPKDYKIVILNARTKIGSLEVMPIPLTGSMPGNNAFDFITPNGDYLFMFNYVEGNLGIYGRTSFSFLKKLLNNRKIVALISDAGKSNFSGKAIDKLQLPSEVLDIFEKTNKESRIIVGAYDEEMVVLQQILDLAKKYNRPVAPYGKTYGQLLDLLKKANPELEMPEFIDYKKVSKHKNAVILVTGSIERLYLRFMRITYEKDVYLKILPTDTVLMLAPPVNGLESTAAVVLDNIAKNFPILYDIPDNEYYRNRPTKEDISNLVNMLEPEHFIPTQGLYRYLADAIMYVENNLKKNQKINSISLSNGRISHFVDGKLFSTNGKVKPVGDLIIDGFGVGDISSEVISEREALGREGVVIINSIYSPKTKKIISNLHINYIGVIDESDKDKIDTLVKETIIKVFQENDFTSLKEVTEKLRKSIRKRIFKLTDKDPMVAVTFTTI, encoded by the coding sequence ATGAATCATGTAAATATTTTTGCCCTAGGTGGGCAAGATGAAAATGGTAAAAATTCATACGTGTTTGAATACAATGATGAAATTTTTGTAATCAATGCGGGTGTGAAAATTCCGATTAATTCTCAAAATGGTGTTGATACATTAATTCCAGATTTTGGTTACTTAGAATCAAAAAGAAAGAAAATCAAGGGAATTTTTATCTCTGATGTTAAAAACGAAACTTTTAGCGCACTTCCTTGACTTGTGCTTAAAATTCCTAATTTAACTATCTATACATCAGCATTTAATAAATGAATGATTATTGATCGTTTAAATAAATACAAAATCAATCCAAAAGATTACAAAATTGTTATTTTAAATGCTAGAACTAAAATTGGTTCTTTAGAAGTTATGCCAATTCCGCTTACCGGAAGCATGCCAGGAAATAATGCTTTTGATTTCATAACACCAAATGGAGATTACCTTTTTATGTTTAACTATGTTGAAGGGAATCTTGGGATTTATGGAAGAACAAGTTTTTCTTTCCTTAAAAAGCTTTTAAATAATCGTAAAATAGTTGCTTTAATTTCTGATGCTGGTAAAAGTAATTTTTCAGGAAAAGCAATTGATAAACTGCAGCTTCCTTCTGAAGTTTTAGACATTTTCGAAAAAACAAATAAAGAAAGCAGAATTATTGTTGGTGCTTATGATGAAGAAATGGTTGTTTTACAGCAAATATTAGATCTTGCTAAAAAATACAATCGTCCTGTAGCTCCTTATGGAAAAACTTATGGTCAATTGCTTGATTTGCTTAAAAAAGCAAATCCAGAACTTGAAATGCCTGAATTTATTGATTATAAGAAAGTTTCAAAGCACAAAAATGCTGTTATTTTAGTTACTGGCTCAATTGAGCGTTTATATTTGCGTTTCATGAGAATTACATATGAAAAAGATGTTTATTTAAAAATCTTACCAACCGATACAGTATTAATGCTTGCTCCACCAGTAAATGGTCTTGAGTCAACAGCAGCTGTTGTGCTTGATAATATTGCAAAGAATTTTCCAATTTTATACGATATTCCGGATAATGAATATTACAGAAATAGACCTACAAAAGAAGATATTTCTAACTTAGTTAATATGCTGGAGCCTGAACACTTTATTCCAACTCAAGGTCTTTATAGATATTTAGCAGACGCAATAATGTATGTTGAAAATAATCTTAAAAAGAATCAAAAAATTAACTCTATTTCTTTATCAAATGGAAGAATCTCTCACTTTGTAGATGGCAAATTATTTAGTACAAATGGTAAAGTAAAACCAGTTGGTGATTTAATTATTGACGGATTTGGAGTAGGAGATATTTCAAGTGAAGTTATCTCTGAAAGAGAAGCTTTAGGTAGAGAAGGGGTGGTGATTATTAACTCTATTTATTCTCCTAAAACAAAGAAAATCATTAGTAATTTACACATTAATTACATTGGTGTAATTGATGAATCTGATAAAGATAAAATTGACACTTTAGTTAAAGAAACAATAATTAAAGTATTCCAAGAAAATGACTTCACTTCATTAAAAGAAGTAACTGAAAAACTTAGAAAAAGCATAAGAAAGAGAATTTTTAAATTAACTGATAAAGACCCAATGGTTGCAGTTACATTTACAACTATTTAA
- the rplB gene encoding 50S ribosomal protein L2, whose product MAIKHYKPTTNGRRNMSTLDFKQNLSGHAPEKSLLVNLKNNAGRNNQGKITVRHHGGRVKRFYRLVDFKRNKDNIPATVKTIEYDPNRSANICLLAYADGEKRYILAPKGIKLGQVVVSGPESDIVVGNSLPLANIPEGTFVHNIEMQPGGGGIIARSAGTSAQILGKDEDGKYVVLRLKSGETRRILARCRATIGVVGNEEHLLVNVGKAGINRHKGIRPTVRGSVMNPVDHPHGGGEGKQPVGRKAPLTPWGKKALGVKTRKTKKSSNKLILRRRKDAK is encoded by the coding sequence ATGGCTATTAAGCACTATAAACCTACGACAAATGGTCGTAGAAACATGTCTACTCTTGATTTTAAACAGAACTTATCAGGTCACGCTCCTGAAAAATCACTTCTTGTGAATTTAAAAAACAATGCAGGGCGTAACAACCAAGGTAAAATTACTGTAAGACATCATGGAGGACGTGTTAAACGTTTCTACAGACTTGTAGATTTCAAACGTAATAAAGATAACATTCCTGCTACAGTAAAAACAATTGAATATGATCCAAACAGATCAGCAAACATTTGTTTATTAGCTTATGCAGATGGAGAAAAAAGATACATTTTAGCTCCTAAAGGTATCAAATTAGGACAAGTTGTTGTTTCAGGTCCTGAATCAGATATCGTTGTTGGTAACTCATTACCACTTGCAAACATCCCAGAAGGAACATTTGTACACAACATTGAAATGCAACCAGGAGGTGGAGGTATTATTGCACGTAGTGCTGGAACTTCTGCTCAAATTCTTGGTAAAGATGAAGATGGAAAATACGTTGTTTTAAGATTAAAATCAGGTGAAACACGTCGTATTTTAGCTCGTTGCCGTGCAACAATTGGAGTTGTTGGGAACGAAGAACACTTACTTGTAAACGTTGGTAAAGCTGGAATTAACAGACACAAAGGAATCAGACCTACAGTTCGTGGATCAGTTATGAACCCTGTAGACCACCCACATGGAGGGGGAGAAGGAAAACAACCTGTTGGACGTAAAGCTCCTCTTACACCATGAGGTAAAAAAGCTCTTGGAGTTAAGACAAGAAAAACTAAGAAATCTTCAAACAAATTAATTTTAAGAAGAAGAAAGGATGCTAAATAA
- the rpsJ gene encoding 30S ribosomal protein S10 codes for MNKLNVKVQGFDHALVDAAAKKIVLLAEETKAKVSGPVPLPTKREEITILRSVHINKPSREQFESRTHQRLIVISEFANEKETLAKLKRIELPAGVQIQVKVK; via the coding sequence ATGAATAAATTAAATGTTAAAGTACAAGGTTTCGACCACGCATTAGTGGATGCAGCTGCTAAAAAAATTGTTTTATTAGCAGAAGAAACAAAAGCTAAGGTAAGTGGACCAGTTCCTCTTCCTACAAAAAGAGAAGAAATTACAATCTTAAGATCTGTTCACATTAACAAACCATCTCGTGAACAATTCGAAAGCAGAACACATCAAAGATTAATCGTAATTTCAGAATTTGCAAACGAAAAAGAAACTCTTGCAAAACTTAAAAGAATTGAATTACCAGCTGGTGTTCAAATTCAAGTTAAAGTTAAATAA
- the tpiA gene encoding triose-phosphate isomerase, which translates to MRKTVIVGNWKMNKNFSDTKAFLGQLENVFEQNKNKIIDNLDFGIAAPFPNLAAFKESKVEGLKLAAQDMSQFDKGAYTGDTSADMLLDLNVKYVVLGHSERRAYHFETDEVVNAKAAKAIEKGLTPIVCVGETLEQYEQGKTKEVVKEQVEKSLKGLDLSKLVIAYEPIWAIGTGKVATPEVAEDVCKYIRSITADHAIIQYGGSVSPKNVAELHSMPNIDGFLVGGASLEADSFVQLLTLGK; encoded by the coding sequence ATGCGTAAAACAGTTATTGTTGGTAACTGAAAAATGAACAAAAATTTTTCTGATACTAAAGCTTTTTTAGGGCAATTAGAAAATGTTTTTGAACAAAATAAAAACAAAATAATTGATAACCTTGACTTTGGTATTGCAGCACCTTTTCCAAATTTAGCTGCATTTAAAGAATCAAAAGTTGAAGGTTTAAAACTTGCGGCACAAGATATGTCACAATTTGACAAAGGTGCTTACACAGGTGATACATCTGCAGATATGCTTTTAGATTTAAATGTTAAATATGTAGTTTTAGGTCACTCAGAAAGAAGAGCATACCACTTTGAAACTGATGAAGTTGTTAATGCAAAAGCTGCTAAAGCTATTGAAAAAGGTTTAACACCTATTGTTTGTGTTGGTGAAACACTTGAACAATATGAACAAGGTAAAACAAAAGAAGTTGTTAAAGAACAAGTAGAAAAATCATTAAAAGGTTTAGATTTATCTAAATTAGTGATTGCTTATGAACCAATTTGAGCAATCGGAACCGGTAAAGTTGCTACTCCTGAAGTTGCTGAAGATGTATGTAAATACATTCGTTCAATTACAGCTGATCATGCAATTATTCAATATGGTGGATCTGTTTCACCTAAAAATGTTGCTGAACTTCACTCAATGCCAAATATCGATGGTTTTCTTGTAGGTGGAGCTTCATTAGAAGCTGATAGCTTTGTACAACTTTTAACATTAGGAAAATAA
- the rpmC gene encoding 50S ribosomal protein L29 → MLYKDIKAKSREELLKLVNDLKAELWTLRFKNSTGSLDQTHKISSIRKDIAKVLTALNEKGAK, encoded by the coding sequence ATGTTATACAAAGACATTAAAGCTAAATCAAGAGAAGAGTTATTAAAACTTGTTAATGATTTAAAAGCAGAACTTTGAACTTTAAGATTCAAAAACTCAACAGGTAGTTTAGACCAAACACACAAAATTTCAAGTATCAGAAAAGACATAGCAAAAGTTCTTACAGCATTAAATGAAAAAGGAGCTAAATAA
- the rplN gene encoding 50S ribosomal protein L14 has protein sequence MLLELSKANVADNSGAKEIGVIRILGGSKKKVAKIGDVVVCSVKKAIPNGNVKQGQVVKAVVVRSKYGIARENGSYIRFDENAVVLLKEDGTPRGTRVFGPVAREIREKYPKIVSLAPEVL, from the coding sequence ATGTTATTAGAATTATCAAAAGCAAACGTTGCAGATAACTCAGGTGCTAAAGAAATTGGTGTTATTCGTATCTTAGGTGGATCAAAGAAAAAAGTTGCAAAAATTGGTGATGTTGTTGTTTGTTCAGTTAAAAAAGCTATTCCTAATGGAAACGTTAAACAAGGTCAAGTTGTAAAAGCTGTTGTGGTGCGTTCAAAATACGGTATTGCTCGTGAAAACGGGTCATACATTCGTTTCGATGAAAATGCTGTTGTATTACTTAAAGAAGATGGAACACCACGTGGAACACGTGTGTTTGGACCTGTTGCACGTGAAATTCGTGAAAAATACCCTAAAATCGTTTCATTAGCACCAGAAGTGCTTTAA
- the rplD gene encoding 50S ribosomal protein L4, with the protein MAETKKTTTKAKPAAKAKSASAAKKPSKPAAVKVQKTAKVAKPSVEVQLPKNLFNSEKIYEQAIFDTIMSERASVRQGTHQVKNRAEVSGSGKKPWRQKGTGRARHSSMRSPIWVGGGRAFGPQSVKNYSLKVNKKVRYAAFVSGLTLLANDKAVIVNDLTLESISTKALVKHLEDLQVANLKHVLVVTEDRNVFYSSRNLQNVKTTKANSISVEELIWADVMIISNESLKILEGKAK; encoded by the coding sequence ATGGCTGAAACTAAAAAAACAACAACAAAAGCTAAACCAGCTGCAAAAGCTAAAAGCGCATCAGCTGCTAAAAAACCTTCAAAACCTGCTGCAGTTAAAGTTCAAAAAACAGCTAAAGTTGCAAAACCATCAGTAGAAGTTCAATTACCAAAAAACCTTTTCAACAGTGAAAAAATTTACGAACAAGCAATTTTTGACACAATTATGTCAGAAAGAGCTAGTGTAAGACAAGGAACACACCAAGTTAAAAACCGTGCTGAAGTAAGCGGTAGTGGTAAAAAACCTTGAAGACAAAAAGGAACAGGACGTGCACGTCACAGCTCAATGCGTTCACCTATTTGAGTTGGTGGAGGTAGAGCATTTGGTCCTCAATCAGTTAAAAACTATTCATTAAAAGTTAACAAAAAAGTTAGATACGCTGCATTTGTTTCAGGATTAACACTTCTTGCAAACGATAAAGCTGTTATTGTAAACGACCTTACACTTGAATCAATTTCTACAAAAGCTTTAGTAAAACACCTTGAAGATTTACAAGTAGCAAACTTAAAACATGTTTTAGTTGTTACAGAAGATAGAAATGTATTCTACTCATCAAGAAACCTTCAAAATGTTAAAACAACAAAAGCTAACTCAATTAGCGTTGAAGAACTTATTTGAGCAGATGTTATGATCATCTCAAACGAATCATTAAAAATTTTAGAAGGGAAGGCTAAATAA
- the rpsS gene encoding 30S ribosomal protein S19, with protein sequence MARSLKKGPFADEHLLKKVDAIISGKAPKKPIKTWSRRSTIFPDFVGLTFAVHNGKVFNEVYVTDDMVGHKLGEFSPTRTFSGHGADKGKKK encoded by the coding sequence ATGGCACGTAGTCTTAAAAAAGGTCCATTCGCTGATGAGCACTTACTTAAAAAAGTAGATGCTATTATATCAGGTAAAGCACCTAAAAAACCAATTAAAACATGATCAAGACGTTCAACAATCTTCCCAGATTTCGTTGGACTTACATTTGCAGTGCACAATGGAAAAGTATTTAACGAAGTATACGTAACAGATGATATGGTAGGACACAAACTTGGTGAATTCTCACCAACAAGAACCTTCTCAGGTCATGGTGCAGATAAAGGTAAGAAAAAATAA